One stretch of Chryseobacterium indologenes DNA includes these proteins:
- a CDS encoding C40 family peptidase, with the protein MGSGLFEKKLNIKQISVLLIASAFVVSCGSSKSVSSNKKSGSKTMVKSENLRKLDSKFDGKVSRSINDVLKDAEKYIGTPYRFGGNTSSGFDCSGFTVKVFEENDFNLPRRSSDQAVTGKNVDIRDVKPGDLLFFATAGGSRVSHVGIVHDIGPDGEVKFIHASTSKGVIISSLNEKYWNKAYLHAQRIL; encoded by the coding sequence ATGGGATCAGGATTATTTGAAAAAAAATTGAATATAAAGCAGATCTCTGTATTGCTGATTGCATCTGCTTTTGTAGTGTCTTGCGGGTCTTCAAAAAGTGTTTCTTCCAATAAAAAATCAGGCTCCAAAACAATGGTGAAATCTGAGAATCTAAGGAAACTGGATTCTAAATTCGATGGAAAAGTTTCACGATCCATCAATGACGTCTTAAAAGATGCAGAAAAATATATTGGAACTCCTTACAGATTTGGAGGGAATACTTCTTCAGGTTTCGACTGTTCCGGATTTACCGTAAAAGTTTTCGAAGAAAATGATTTTAATCTTCCAAGAAGATCCTCTGATCAGGCTGTAACAGGGAAGAATGTAGATATAAGAGATGTAAAGCCAGGTGACCTTTTGTTTTTTGCTACTGCGGGAGGAAGCAGAGTTTCTCATGTAGGAATTGTTCATGATATTGGCCCGGACGGAGAAGTGAAATTCATTCATGCTTCTACATCAAAAGGAGTCATTATTTCATCCCTGAACGAAAAGTACTGGAATAAAGCTTACCTTCATGCCCAAAGGATTTTATAA
- a CDS encoding LytR/AlgR family response regulator transcription factor: MENRTFAFIKTDKKLVKLFFKDINIIKGLGNYVEVHTIDQTRYIYYRTLKDLIENLPEEFMRVHNSYIVNLTNIESFEDNHLLCGNLKITVAKSYKDCLLEAINKMML; this comes from the coding sequence ATGGAAAACAGGACATTTGCTTTTATTAAGACAGATAAAAAACTGGTAAAACTTTTCTTTAAAGATATCAATATCATTAAAGGACTGGGTAACTATGTGGAAGTCCATACCATAGACCAGACCAGATACATCTATTACAGAACCCTTAAGGATCTGATCGAGAACCTGCCGGAAGAGTTCATGCGGGTTCATAACTCATATATCGTTAACCTGACGAATATTGAATCTTTCGAAGATAATCACTTGTTATGTGGAAATTTAAAAATTACCGTTGCCAAAAGCTATAAAGACTGTCTTCTCGAAGCGATCAATAAAATGATGCTTTAA
- a CDS encoding DUF2255 family protein, with amino-acid sequence MNKNEVLEYIRIHNLIGIKAGPERPDFLEIWMVIVQDRIFARSWGLAEKSWYNTFLKCPEGQIRCGNTIYNVKAMIPNDQNQLTEEINQAYLTKYNAGRNRQYAIGIIEDKHAEKTMEFIMDALTPGSE; translated from the coding sequence ATGAATAAAAACGAAGTACTGGAGTATATCAGAATTCATAATCTTATCGGAATAAAAGCAGGACCAGAAAGGCCTGACTTTCTCGAAATCTGGATGGTCATTGTTCAAGACAGAATCTTTGCCAGATCATGGGGATTGGCTGAAAAAAGCTGGTATAATACCTTTCTTAAATGTCCAGAAGGACAAATCAGGTGTGGAAATACAATATATAATGTAAAAGCTATGATCCCTAACGATCAAAATCAACTTACTGAAGAAATCAATCAGGCTTATCTTACAAAATATAATGCCGGACGGAATCGTCAGTATGCAATAGGAATTATTGAAGATAAGCATGCTGAGAAAACAATGGAATTTATTATGGATGCGCTGACGCCGGGATCAGAATAA
- a CDS encoding MFS transporter, translated as MKRSIYVLALGAFGIITTEFGVVGILPTISRQFGVSIDTAGWLLSAFAITVAVSSPFITSFTSKINRKFLLCLVMSIFVLSNLISAFSTHFTMLMVARILPAVLHPLFWNISIAIAFKEKGAKGVSTVMLGLSLATVLGIPMTTYAADLFHDWKASFFLSSAISLIAFIGLLLFIPSLPAEKGKPEQNQLTILQNPILWINLISTIGTLAAMFSSYTYLTAYLEEITRMDGAQISIMLLLFGSMGTLGNWLMGIALNRNVKVTTRMFLLLLITVQILAYFLGEAFIPMVIIVSFWGMIHTGGFLVSNIRTTQTVPHHALEFVNSLLTSSFNIGISLGAFLGGIVSSYYGVQHVLSVSVLLLTATFILSFFSFPKNIVTDDKNEESQLIKPACEHI; from the coding sequence ATGAAAAGATCAATCTATGTCCTGGCACTAGGGGCTTTCGGTATAATTACTACTGAATTCGGAGTTGTGGGAATCCTTCCTACCATAAGCAGACAATTCGGAGTATCTATAGACACAGCAGGGTGGCTACTGAGTGCTTTTGCCATCACCGTTGCTGTTTCTTCTCCTTTTATCACTTCATTCACCTCCAAAATAAATCGAAAGTTTCTTCTATGCCTTGTGATGAGCATATTTGTACTTTCAAACCTCATATCTGCCTTTTCTACCCATTTTACCATGCTTATGGTTGCCCGTATATTACCTGCGGTATTGCATCCGCTTTTCTGGAATATTTCTATTGCCATTGCATTCAAAGAAAAAGGGGCAAAAGGTGTATCCACCGTAATGCTCGGATTAAGTCTTGCTACTGTTCTAGGTATTCCAATGACTACATACGCAGCTGATCTTTTCCATGACTGGAAGGCTTCATTTTTCCTGAGCAGTGCCATCAGTTTAATTGCGTTCATCGGATTACTGCTTTTTATCCCTTCCCTACCAGCAGAAAAAGGAAAACCTGAACAAAATCAGTTAACCATACTCCAAAATCCTATTTTATGGATCAACCTGATTTCCACTATTGGGACATTGGCTGCCATGTTCTCCAGCTACACTTATCTTACCGCTTATCTGGAAGAAATTACCCGAATGGATGGAGCTCAGATCAGTATTATGCTACTTCTTTTCGGAAGTATGGGAACCCTGGGCAACTGGCTTATGGGAATAGCTTTAAACAGGAATGTAAAAGTCACAACAAGAATGTTTTTACTTCTTCTTATTACAGTGCAAATATTGGCTTATTTCCTGGGGGAAGCTTTTATCCCTATGGTTATCATTGTTTCTTTTTGGGGAATGATTCATACCGGTGGTTTCCTGGTTTCAAATATCAGAACTACACAGACTGTTCCTCATCACGCGCTGGAATTTGTTAACAGCCTGCTTACATCATCTTTTAATATTGGAATTTCATTAGGTGCTTTTCTTGGAGGAATAGTCAGTTCTTACTACGGTGTTCAACATGTTCTTTCTGTAAGTGTCCTGCTTCTTACGGCTACGTTCATTTTAAGTTTCTTTTCTTTTCCCAAAAATATAGTAACAGATGATAAAAATGAAGAGAGCCAGCTCATAAAACCAGCTTGTGAACATATTTAA
- a CDS encoding AraC family transcriptional regulator, which translates to MKRENIDQLVKVEYHETENCPLKGNQFSFFQIIYVISGKGSFIINNNIASYSKGSLILLTPDDQHHLEIEEKTELLLVKFSERYVKDYKWNNINSIGCLLYGASYLSGCILQNKPDVILVESIVVSLLQGIRQPDIYQEELTLHYVNALIVIAARNISKMRVERVESNTDKRIVDIINYIQGNIHDPALLKVSVMAREFGLSETYLGSYFKNQCGETITHYILNYKLRLIEHRLLFSDMRINEIVTEFGFSDESHLNKFFKKKHNMSLTEFKKTKGVSKSIV; encoded by the coding sequence ATGAAAAGAGAGAATATAGATCAATTGGTAAAGGTTGAATATCATGAAACTGAAAATTGTCCCTTAAAAGGCAATCAGTTTTCCTTTTTTCAAATTATATATGTTATTTCCGGTAAAGGTTCTTTTATAATAAATAACAATATAGCTTCTTATAGTAAAGGGAGTTTAATATTACTAACGCCGGATGATCAGCATCATCTGGAAATTGAAGAAAAAACAGAGCTTTTACTTGTAAAGTTTAGTGAGCGCTATGTAAAGGATTATAAATGGAATAATATCAATTCTATAGGGTGTTTATTATATGGAGCTTCTTATCTTTCGGGCTGTATTTTACAGAATAAGCCTGATGTTATTTTGGTAGAGTCAATTGTAGTTTCTCTCCTTCAGGGCATTCGTCAGCCGGATATCTACCAGGAAGAACTGACATTGCATTATGTGAATGCACTCATTGTTATTGCAGCAAGAAATATTTCAAAAATGCGGGTGGAGCGGGTGGAGTCCAATACAGATAAAAGAATCGTAGATATTATTAATTATATCCAGGGAAATATCCATGATCCGGCACTCTTAAAAGTCTCTGTAATGGCAAGGGAATTTGGGCTTTCCGAAACCTATCTTGGCAGCTATTTTAAAAATCAATGTGGAGAAACTATTACTCATTATATCCTGAATTATAAATTGAGGTTAATTGAACACAGACTTCTTTTCAGTGATATGAGGATCAATGAAATTGTTACTGAGTTCGGCTTTTCAGATGAAAGCCATCTGAATAAGTTTTTTAAAAAGAAGCATAATATGAGCCTTACTGAGTTTAAAAAAACAAAAGGTGTTTCAAAATCAATAGTTTAG
- a CDS encoding methyltransferase family protein: MADFITFFIPIYFTAFFVVSFLGISITLASKIGKNPNVLPKGDSAYALVGRYFKYILAVLFIYTILPLLFPGAGESFKIQMLDFALFQYFGIGVMLLAFIWVVIAQLQMKDSWRIGIDECMKTKLVTTGLFQFSRNPIFLGMTLSLVGFFLAFPTVIALFLAIIGSILMQIQIRLEEEHLLKQHGSVYLTYKKRVGRMLSLC; the protein is encoded by the coding sequence ATGGCAGATTTTATCACATTCTTTATTCCCATTTATTTCACTGCATTTTTTGTAGTTTCCTTCCTTGGAATCAGTATTACATTAGCCAGTAAAATTGGCAAAAATCCAAATGTTTTACCCAAGGGTGATTCTGCTTATGCTCTTGTAGGAAGGTATTTCAAATACATCTTAGCTGTTTTGTTTATCTATACAATCTTACCTTTATTATTTCCCGGTGCAGGAGAGAGTTTTAAAATACAAATGTTAGATTTTGCCCTATTTCAATACTTTGGAATTGGAGTGATGCTTTTGGCTTTTATCTGGGTGGTAATCGCTCAGCTTCAAATGAAAGATTCCTGGCGGATAGGCATAGATGAGTGCATGAAAACAAAGCTTGTTACTACCGGATTATTTCAATTTTCTAGAAACCCTATATTTTTAGGAATGACACTAAGTCTTGTTGGATTTTTTCTTGCTTTTCCCACTGTGATTGCTTTATTTTTGGCAATAATAGGAAGTATTTTAATGCAAATTCAGATCCGTCTTGAAGAAGAGCATTTGCTGAAACAGCACGGTTCGGTTTATCTGACTTATAAAAAGAGGGTTGGGCGTATGCTAAGCCTCTGTTAA
- a CDS encoding 2,3,4,5-tetrahydropyridine-2,6-dicarboxylate N-succinyltransferase: MSLQQTIENIWDNRDLLQNEDSQKAIREVISLLDSGELRVAEPTENGWQVNEWVKKAVVMYFPIQKMETIEVGPFEFHDKIPLKKNYAEKGVRVVPHAIAREGSFVASGVIMMPSYVNIGAYVDSGTMVDTWATVGSCAQIGKNVHLSGGVGIGGVLEPLQAAPVIIEDDCFIGSRCIVVEGVHVEREAVLGANVVLTASTKIIDVTGSEPIEIKGRVPARSVVIPGSYTKQYPAGEYQVPCALIIGQRKESTDKKTSLNDALRDNNVAV, translated from the coding sequence ATGTCGTTACAACAAACTATTGAAAACATTTGGGATAATAGAGACCTATTACAAAATGAAGACAGCCAGAAAGCGATCAGAGAGGTTATTTCTTTATTAGATTCCGGAGAACTTCGTGTAGCTGAGCCTACGGAAAACGGATGGCAGGTAAATGAATGGGTGAAGAAAGCAGTAGTAATGTATTTCCCGATCCAAAAGATGGAAACTATTGAAGTAGGTCCATTTGAATTCCATGACAAGATTCCTTTAAAGAAAAATTATGCGGAAAAAGGAGTAAGAGTGGTTCCCCATGCTATTGCAAGAGAAGGTTCTTTCGTTGCTTCAGGAGTAATTATGATGCCATCTTACGTAAACATTGGAGCCTATGTAGATTCAGGAACGATGGTAGATACGTGGGCAACAGTAGGAAGCTGTGCACAGATCGGTAAAAACGTTCACCTAAGTGGTGGTGTAGGTATCGGTGGTGTATTAGAACCATTACAAGCAGCTCCGGTAATCATTGAAGATGACTGTTTCATCGGATCAAGATGTATTGTTGTAGAAGGAGTACATGTAGAAAGAGAAGCCGTGTTGGGAGCAAATGTTGTTTTAACAGCATCTACAAAAATTATTGACGTAACAGGAAGTGAACCTATCGAAATTAAAGGAAGAGTTCCTGCCCGTTCAGTAGTAATCCCTGGAAGCTATACAAAACAATATCCGGCAGGGGAATATCAGGTTCCATGTGCATTGATCATTGGTCAGAGAAAGGAATCTACGGATAAAAAGACGTCTCTTAATGATGCATTGAGAGACAATAATGTAGCTGTTTAA
- a CDS encoding glycosyltransferase family 87 protein — MKEKFLKILLNPKYIFGVYIIVAIATALSKFSRGPQAINNYLIFKGVFFNTIDEKNLYLRYPELYSDMNHYGVFFSLLIAPFAVMPDWMGIALWNVANTAIFLYAIHKLPFSDAKKALFALLCLQEFITAAVSLQFNVALVGLLMLSATYIYERKEVQSATAIVVGIFVKLYGVVGLSQFFFIKNKVKFILSGIVIAVLCLCIPMIYSSPQFVIQSYSDWATSLISKNNDNQILGNMQDISLMGFVRRILGDASISNLTFLAFGVPLFALPYIRIRQYKNYAFQLMILASTLLFLVLFSSGSESPTYIIAVAGVMIWFTLQKEKTPFIIGLLVFVIILTCFSPSDLFPKFIKQNYIIKYSLKAVPCIVVWLRVIYELMTKDFEKDYTLN, encoded by the coding sequence TTGAAAGAAAAATTTCTTAAAATACTATTAAACCCTAAATATATATTTGGGGTTTATATTATTGTAGCCATAGCTACCGCACTTTCTAAATTTTCCAGAGGGCCTCAGGCGATTAACAATTACCTGATTTTCAAGGGCGTTTTTTTCAACACTATTGATGAGAAAAATCTCTATTTGCGATATCCTGAGCTCTATTCAGACATGAACCATTATGGGGTCTTTTTCAGTCTGTTGATCGCTCCTTTTGCAGTAATGCCGGATTGGATGGGAATTGCCTTATGGAATGTTGCGAACACCGCTATTTTCCTGTACGCCATTCATAAGCTTCCGTTTTCGGATGCTAAAAAAGCACTTTTTGCTTTATTATGCCTTCAGGAATTTATCACGGCTGCGGTGAGTTTGCAGTTCAATGTGGCCTTGGTAGGACTTTTAATGCTGTCAGCAACATACATCTATGAAAGAAAAGAAGTACAGTCAGCGACAGCCATTGTAGTAGGGATTTTTGTAAAGCTTTACGGTGTCGTAGGTTTATCACAATTTTTCTTTATTAAAAATAAAGTGAAGTTTATTCTTTCAGGAATCGTCATTGCTGTATTATGTCTGTGTATCCCGATGATTTACTCCAGTCCGCAGTTTGTGATTCAGAGTTATTCAGACTGGGCCACTTCACTGATCTCTAAAAACAATGATAATCAGATATTAGGAAATATGCAGGATATATCATTAATGGGATTTGTAAGAAGGATTCTGGGGGATGCATCTATTTCCAACCTTACATTTTTAGCTTTTGGTGTTCCATTATTTGCATTGCCATATATCAGAATCAGGCAATATAAAAACTATGCATTTCAATTGATGATTCTGGCTTCTACATTGCTGTTTTTAGTGTTATTCAGCTCAGGTTCAGAATCGCCAACGTATATTATTGCAGTAGCGGGAGTAATGATCTGGTTTACCCTTCAGAAAGAAAAAACACCTTTCATTATTGGTTTGCTGGTATTTGTTATTATTCTGACCTGTTTTTCACCATCGGATTTATTTCCGAAATTTATCAAACAAAATTATATCATTAAATATTCTTTGAAAGCCGTACCTTGTATTGTTGTTTGGCTAAGGGTTATTTATGAGCTCATGACCAAAGATTTTGAAAAGGATTACACTTTAAATTAA
- a CDS encoding glycosyltransferase family 2 protein yields MKKISIVIPAHNEEGNVALVHEKIKEVFSELKNYTFEIIFVNDGSRDNTQQKLEELSQKYEEVKFIEFSRNFGHQPAVKAGMDFADGNAVISMDGDLQHPPELIPEMIKKWEEGYDIVFTVRTYPKQISYFKRKTSDVFYKLLSSLSDVNLTKGGGSDFRLMDANAVEAMRSFKEDDLFLRGLTSWMGYKQIGIDFTAGERMTGESSYNLKKMLKFAFTGITAFSVKPLYLAAYLGFLFSFFSVIGYAGYVIYAFVARTEISGWASLIMTIVFFGGLQLIILGIIGIYLGKIFKQVKERPNYIIKNKNF; encoded by the coding sequence ATGAAGAAAATTTCTATTGTTATTCCTGCCCATAATGAAGAAGGGAATGTTGCTTTAGTTCATGAAAAAATAAAAGAAGTTTTTTCGGAACTGAAAAATTATACCTTTGAAATCATTTTTGTGAATGATGGAAGCAGAGATAATACGCAACAGAAGTTGGAGGAGCTGTCACAAAAGTATGAAGAAGTAAAATTTATTGAGTTTTCCCGAAACTTTGGACACCAGCCAGCGGTAAAAGCCGGAATGGACTTTGCTGATGGAAATGCTGTTATTTCAATGGACGGCGATCTTCAGCATCCACCGGAACTCATCCCTGAAATGATTAAAAAATGGGAAGAAGGCTATGATATTGTCTTTACAGTAAGAACGTATCCTAAACAGATTTCTTATTTTAAAAGGAAAACTTCAGATGTATTCTACAAGCTTTTATCCAGTCTTTCTGATGTGAATCTTACCAAAGGGGGCGGTTCAGATTTCAGATTAATGGATGCCAATGCTGTAGAAGCTATGAGGAGCTTTAAAGAAGATGATCTGTTTTTAAGAGGATTAACCAGCTGGATGGGGTATAAACAAATCGGAATAGATTTTACAGCAGGAGAAAGAATGACAGGAGAGAGCAGCTATAATCTGAAAAAAATGCTCAAATTTGCTTTTACAGGAATTACTGCCTTTAGTGTAAAACCGCTTTATTTAGCTGCTTATCTGGGCTTTTTATTTTCTTTCTTTTCAGTGATTGGATATGCCGGATATGTCATTTATGCATTTGTTGCCCGTACTGAAATCTCTGGTTGGGCATCATTAATTATGACCATTGTATTCTTTGGAGGTCTACAGTTGATTATCCTGGGCATCATTGGCATTTATTTAGGTAAGATCTTTAAACAGGTTAAAGAAAGGCCAAATTATATTATTAAAAACAAAAATTTTTAA
- a CDS encoding polysaccharide deacetylase family protein produces MVLLSFDIEEFDMPLEYKGEISFDKQISISQHGLENILNILKKHGAKATFFSTVVFAENSKHLIERLLNEGHELASHTWFHSEFEDKHLKESRERLEELFSTKVTGLRMPRMMPVDQKEVQKAGYSYNSSINPTFLPGRYNNLKVSRTYFNEGKVMQVPASVSPNFRIPLFWLSFHNFPLAIYKKLAADVLKKDKYLNIYFHPWEFSFIKDEAFKLPGFTVKNSGNEMVERFDTFVGWLKEKGHTFGTFQEFQKQIHA; encoded by the coding sequence ATGGTTTTATTAAGTTTTGATATCGAGGAGTTTGACATGCCTTTAGAGTATAAAGGGGAGATCTCTTTTGATAAACAAATCTCTATATCTCAGCACGGACTTGAAAATATTTTAAATATTCTTAAAAAACACGGAGCAAAAGCTACCTTTTTTTCTACCGTAGTCTTTGCCGAAAACAGTAAGCATCTTATTGAAAGGTTATTAAATGAAGGCCATGAACTGGCTTCTCATACCTGGTTTCATTCAGAATTTGAAGATAAGCATCTCAAAGAGTCAAGAGAAAGGCTGGAAGAGTTATTTTCCACAAAAGTAACCGGATTAAGAATGCCGAGAATGATGCCGGTAGATCAAAAAGAAGTGCAAAAAGCCGGCTATTCATACAATTCATCCATTAATCCGACCTTTTTACCGGGAAGATACAATAACCTTAAAGTATCAAGGACTTACTTTAATGAAGGAAAAGTAATGCAGGTTCCTGCCTCTGTTTCCCCGAATTTTAGAATTCCTTTATTTTGGCTAAGCTTTCATAATTTTCCATTGGCAATCTATAAAAAGCTGGCCGCTGATGTGTTGAAAAAAGATAAGTATCTGAACATTTACTTCCACCCCTGGGAATTTTCATTTATTAAAGACGAAGCCTTTAAACTGCCCGGTTTTACCGTGAAAAATTCCGGAAATGAGATGGTGGAAAGATTTGATACCTTTGTAGGGTGGCTTAAAGAAAAAGGCCATACCTTTGGTACCTTTCAGGAATTTCAAAAACAGATACACGCATGA
- a CDS encoding glycosyltransferase family 4 protein: MKIAFDAKRFFHNTSGLGNYSRDLVRILSQYEPDNEYLLLNKNQSERGKDILDRPNVKFVETSKGSLSRQLKMGKDAQKQGADIFHGLSGELPLKWNQKPIKKIVTIHDLIFVRYPQYYSFFDRKIHLWKFKKAANMADKIIAISEQTKRDIIEFLKVPESKIEVIYQGCHQAFKEQQSPEQIQDAKDRFKLPERFILNVGTIEDRKNLLSVVKAIKDTGIPLVVVGRKTKYYQKIEGFLKKNKMENQVLFLEGVSMDELAVIYKLADIFVYPSFFEGFGIPVIEALFSKTVVVTSNTSCLPEAGGKDSVYIDPKNDLDIRAKIKFLWDNESERKRREEKGFEFVQKFNDEPIAKNLMDLYQKNI; encoded by the coding sequence ATGAAAATTGCTTTTGACGCAAAACGTTTTTTCCATAACACATCCGGGTTGGGCAACTATTCAAGAGATCTGGTAAGAATTCTTTCACAATATGAACCGGACAATGAGTATCTGCTGCTTAATAAAAACCAATCTGAGCGCGGAAAAGATATTCTTGACCGTCCCAATGTTAAATTCGTGGAAACTTCAAAAGGTAGTCTGTCACGTCAGCTTAAAATGGGAAAAGATGCTCAGAAACAAGGAGCTGATATTTTCCATGGTTTATCAGGCGAATTACCTTTGAAATGGAATCAGAAACCTATTAAAAAGATCGTTACCATTCATGATCTGATCTTTGTAAGATATCCGCAATATTATTCTTTTTTTGACCGTAAAATACATTTATGGAAGTTTAAAAAAGCCGCGAATATGGCTGATAAAATTATTGCCATTTCAGAACAAACCAAAAGAGACATCATAGAGTTTTTAAAAGTCCCTGAAAGTAAAATTGAAGTCATTTATCAGGGCTGTCATCAGGCATTTAAAGAACAGCAGTCTCCGGAACAGATCCAGGATGCCAAAGATAGATTCAAACTTCCTGAAAGGTTCATTCTGAATGTAGGAACCATTGAAGACCGCAAGAATCTTTTAAGTGTAGTAAAAGCTATCAAAGACACCGGAATTCCATTGGTTGTAGTGGGAAGAAAGACTAAGTATTATCAGAAAATAGAAGGCTTCCTGAAGAAGAACAAAATGGAAAATCAAGTTTTGTTTCTGGAAGGTGTTTCTATGGATGAATTGGCAGTAATCTATAAACTGGCAGATATTTTTGTATATCCAAGTTTCTTTGAAGGCTTTGGAATCCCTGTGATAGAAGCACTTTTCTCGAAAACGGTAGTCGTGACGAGCAATACCAGCTGTCTGCCTGAAGCAGGAGGAAAAGACTCGGTTTATATTGATCCGAAAAATGATCTTGATATCAGGGCCAAGATAAAATTTTTATGGGATAATGAATCTGAAAGAAAACGCCGTGAGGAAAAGGGTTTCGAGTTTGTTCAGAAATTCAATGATGAACCCATTGCAAAGAATCTGATGGATCTTTATCAAAAAAATATTTAA
- the hisG gene encoding ATP phosphoribosyltransferase has translation MSKLKIAIQKSGRLYEESLQLLKDCGIFVNNGKDQLKVSVDNFPMEIMYLRNSDIPQYLEDGVVDVAIVGENLLIEKQKKIQIVEKLGFSKCRVSIAVPKEIETDDLAYFQGRKIATSYPNTLKNFLEKKGITSDIHVISGSVEIAPNIGLADGICDIVSSGSTLFKNGLRETVTLLKSEAVLAQTPQLSTEKAAILDKFIFRIKAVLKAKNSKYILMNVPNDMIQKVADVLPVLKSPTVIPLAEEGWSSIHSVIDEERFWEVIDELKENGAQDILIIPIDKMVI, from the coding sequence ATGAGTAAATTAAAAATTGCGATTCAGAAAAGTGGCCGTTTATACGAAGAATCCCTACAGCTTCTTAAAGACTGCGGAATCTTTGTCAATAACGGAAAAGACCAGCTAAAAGTTTCAGTAGATAACTTCCCGATGGAAATCATGTACCTCCGGAATTCAGATATTCCTCAATATCTGGAAGATGGAGTGGTGGATGTGGCTATTGTGGGCGAAAATCTTTTAATTGAAAAACAAAAAAAGATCCAGATAGTTGAGAAACTGGGTTTTTCAAAATGTCGTGTATCCATCGCTGTTCCAAAAGAAATTGAAACCGATGATCTGGCTTATTTTCAAGGCAGAAAAATTGCCACTTCTTACCCCAATACCCTTAAGAACTTTTTAGAAAAAAAAGGAATCACTTCAGATATCCACGTGATCTCCGGTTCCGTAGAAATTGCCCCTAATATTGGTCTTGCAGACGGTATCTGTGATATTGTAAGTTCCGGAAGCACTTTATTCAAAAATGGGTTGAGAGAAACAGTAACCCTTTTAAAATCAGAAGCTGTTTTAGCTCAGACTCCACAGTTATCAACTGAAAAAGCAGCTATTCTGGATAAATTTATTTTCAGAATTAAAGCCGTTTTAAAGGCGAAAAATTCAAAATATATCCTGATGAATGTCCCCAATGACATGATTCAAAAAGTGGCAGATGTACTTCCTGTACTGAAGAGCCCAACAGTGATTCCATTGGCAGAAGAGGGCTGGAGCAGCATTCATTCTGTGATTGATGAAGAAAGGTTCTGGGAAGTTATTGATGAACTGAAGGAAAACGGAGCGCAGGATATACTCATTATTCCGATTGATAAAATGGTGATTTAG